The sequence TTTTTTTGGAAAGTCTGTTACTATCCTGATACCATCCTTGCTCAGTTGATGCCGCACCAGCGTAAGACTTTCTCTGATTACTTCCACAGGATTGACGGGTCCCTGGTCACGACCGTCTGCCCGTGAAAAAGAGAGCAGGTTGTGGGTGATTGAGGCTATCCGATCACCTTCATGGATAATTTTATGTATGATACTTTCTCCGGTGGCATCAAGCTTGTAGTTATCCAGCAGTATTTGAGCAAAATTGATGATGCCCGTGATGGGGTTGTTGATCTCATGGGCAACGCCCGCAGCAAGTTCACCAATGGCTGCCAGTTTGGCAGTACGTATGGAGTCAACTCGGCGGCTTTCATCCCCGGAGAGTTCCCTGGCGATGAGCATGATTTTATCTATTGTTCCATCGGGCTCTTTAACCGGGGAAATGGTAAAGGAATATTCACCGAAGAGTCCGGGAAGTCGAGTCTCTTCAACTTTTGGAGAACAGGTCTTGAGAAATTCTTCCAGGGGGCATTTGATATGCGGCCATCTGCCACCATGAACAATCTTACAGATCCCCTTGCCAACCACCTCTTTTCTCTCTTTCTTTGCAGCGAGCAGCGTTGCATTGTTTGCCTCAATAATGGTGCCATCGGGGCTTACAACAATTACAGGATCCTGGATAGCGTTGAAAAGTTGCTCCCAGGTGCCGCCGTGGTGGGTTTCCGATGTGGGGGAATGGTTGGGAGCAGTCTGCGGGGTGAGCAAGGTATGTGACTCCGGATCAGTTTAAGTTTCATTTCCCACGGTATTCTGGCCCTGATTTTGTGGAATGATTTGTCAGGTTGATTTCCTGACAACTGTAGTATACCACAGTGTGTTACACATGTGGAAGTGAATTTATTTTTGTTGAGTCACTTTATTGGATAGGAGGATGAGTGAAGGGGGCGGGAATGGGCTTGAGTGAATCAGGAGAAAAATTCTTACACAAAGGACTATAATGATGGAATGTGTTGTTATTCTTTGAGGAGTTTCAAGAGTAATTTTTTAAAGTGGGTTAACTTCACAGGTAAAATATCAATTTCCACCTGGATCAGATCGTAAAATTCCATAATCTGTTCATCGCTTAAGGAATCCATCCCCGTGTCTAGAATAATAATCTTGTTATACCAGCCAAGATTCAGGCGAGCGTCGGTAACAGACCATTGACCATCCTGAATGGACTGATTAATCATCCTGATCCAGGCAGGAGTCATAAGAGAGGTGCGGTTCTTTTGTAATTCTTTGGCAAGGTCATCACCAATCAGCATATCAATACAGTTTCTTGCGTGAGGAATCTTTCCTCCACAGTCTTCAACAACATCAGCTATATTCCGTTTTCCCTTACAATGTTTACCTACGAGAAAGCGAACTCTGTCCCCGTTTTTGATGGCTCTGTCGATACCTTCCTGCAATTGCTCCTCCATTGTGTGGGGATTGTTGTGGATGGTATAATGCATGTAGTCGATATGTGGACTTAGATTCAATTCGGCAAGAACACTTTCAAGTTCATCACGAAAAATAGGACAGGTGATAAGGGAGATATCTCTGCGTTCAGTGATATCCTTTTTTGGAAAAGAAGAAAGTTCTTCGGTCTGTTTACAGAGAGAGCTTTGCATTTTTTTGTTTCCCAGTAGCTATTAATTAAAAGTCGTTTGTGAATACCATTATCATTCGCTGGAAACAAATCAATTTTTTAAATAGGATTGTTCAGTAGGAGGAATATGGGAGGTTGCCAGGAGTGAACGTTTAAATTGCTTTGAGTGGTATCTTGAAAATATTTGCCTGATTACCATCGAAACTCAGCTTTGCAACCCGGAGTTGTTCCGTGTCGATTATATGGGACGCCATAAACACACCCCTGGGGGCTCCGTTGCGGCCGTCCAGGCCGCAGATGCCCATATAATCAACACGAAAAACTCCTCCTCAGACGGGTAAGCTGAGGATTAGTGGTAAGCTGGAATATTTATGAAGTCAGCCATTGCAGTGCCAATACCTGTTTTGTTTGTTTTCTGATTCGAAAATTATGGTCTATGCGCAGGCCGACTAGGGCAAGAATTGTATCTTTTGAGAGGATAAGAGGATACTTATCTCTTTCCATAATGGGTATTTTGTGATCAGAGAGAAAACGGGATAGTTTCTTTCTTCCTGGAGCACCAAGTGGTTGAAAGCATTCGCCTTCCTTGATATGACGGACGGAAAGAGGAAATTGTATCAAATCAGCATCAAGGAACAGGGTGTCCGGAGTGGCAGGCAGGGCCGGGGAAAATGGCAAGCACTGTATGTGTAGGGTATGACCAAGCTCTTCTATGGGAAAGACACCTGGGCCATTTACGATAATGGGAGAAAATGATTTCCGGATGATTCCAGTGCCACGGTAGCTGCTCCGAAGAGATGGACGGTGAAAACAAATGATTTCAGCTTCTCGAACTGCTCGTAAACCATTGCTGAGGTGAATTTCTTTGCGGGTTTCTGATTCTGCAAGGGCAAGCAGGCTTTTAATTTTCTTATAGGACGGTTTTGATCCCAGCGTCCAGCATATCCTGTCAAGGATTCTACGTTGAATGGCAATCGGTTGTTGTAAAAAACCAGTAAGTGAAAGAGAGAGCATATCCTGTTCTTTAACGACAACACTCTGATAGGCGATTGTAGTTATTTCTTCGAGGAGCTTGTCCTCGTCGTTGAGGATTGTTGCAGTCTGAAGCAAAGTCTGGCGCACCGCTTGATTGTAGTCATTTTCAAGTTTTGGTAATAGCTCCAGGCGAATTCTGTTTCTCAAAAAGCGTCTGTCAAGATTGGAACTATCCAGGCAAAAAGGAATATTCTGTTCTTTTAAATAGGAGAGCAGGGTGTCTTTCGTCTCCTGGAGCAGAGGACGAACAATGTGTCCATGGTGCAAGTCCATGCCACTGAGTCCCCTGCTTCCACACCCTCGAATCAGACGAAGAAGAACCTCTTCAGCCTGGTCATCGGCTGTGTGTCCAACTGCGATAACGGATGCTCCATGGGAGACTCTGAGCGTTTCAAGCGCCTGATAACGGAGTTCACGGGCGGCTTCTTCAAGTGAACAACCTTTTGCCTGCTGTTCACCTGTGACATCAATGGTAAGAGATTCAAAATGTGCAGAGCATGCCATGGCCTGCTCTCGGACAAGTTTCTTTTCAGCTTCGGTTTCCAGAGGGCGTAGTCCATGGTCAATGTAAACAGCTATACGTCTGGTGGCCGGAAAGAGGTTGGAGAGAATGTGTAACAGGCTTATAGAATCAGCACCTCCGGAAACACCTAAGACAACAGATGATTTGGGATGAAACAGGGAGGATGAGATGACCAGCTTCTCTATCCGTCTCTGGAGGGCGTTCATTCGAGATCTCATGTTTTGAAAAACAATCCAGAGGGATTCTGTTTTTTATTTGAATAATCCATCCATTCGTATAGCATAGAATTATGAGAAATTCTAAAATTTAATCGGAGCACAATGAAGATTCTAATTGCAGAAGATACTCCTGTTAACCAGGTTTTGCTTGCTGATTTTCTGGAACCATATGGAGAGTGTCACGTAGCCAGGGATGGTTTTGAGGCTGTGGAAATTTTCGAGCAAAGTCTGAGCACGACCGAACAGTCATTTGATCTGCTTTGTCTTGATATCATGATGCCGAAAATGGACGGACAGGCAGTACTTCAGACTGTTCGAAAGCTGGAAGAAGAGCAGGGGATAGCAGAGGAAGAGAGGGTGAAGGTTCTGATGATCACAGCCCTTGATGATTCGAAAAACATCATGGAGGCTCTGGTGAAGGGGAAGTGTGCAGGGTATCTGACCAAACCTGTTAGTAGGGCCACACTGCAGGAGCAATTAGCTTTGTTAGGCCTTGGCTGACAAAGGAGGTGTAGGGTGAAATGACAGACCTATCCTTGTCTGATCGGGTGGAAATACATGTACGGGATTTTTATCAATTACCTGTTGAGAAGGTTGCCGTCATGCTTCCTACCTTTCTCGCTGTTCTCAAAAATCATTTAAATGATCTGGAAACAGCACTTGATGGAGGTGACCTGATTGGAATTGGCCGGGTAGGACATACCCTGAAGGGTGCTCTTCTGAATCTGGGTCTTGCTGAGATCGCCGAGATTGCCGCAAGCATTGAAAGAGAGGGGAAATTAGGGGGGGAGAATTTTGATTTTACTGAAGCGGTATCCCGGTTGAAAGTAGAACTTCAAGAGATTCTTTGAAAATAAAGAAAACGAAAAAAAAAGGCGGCTTGAGAGTTCTCTCAAGCCGCCTTTTTTTATGAAAAACGGAATACTTTATTCTTTAACTGCTGAAAGCAGTTTTTGAATAGAGGACTTGGCATCACCAAAGAGCATCATGGTGTTGTCTTTGAAGAAAAGCTCATTCTCAATTCCTGCAAACCCAACGTTCATGGAACGTTTCAAGACAACGACGGTTTGTGCCTTATCAACTTCCAGAATAGGCATACCGTAAATAGGACTGCCTGGATTGGTTTTTGCGGCAGGGTTCACAACATCGTTAGCACCGATGACCAATACCACATCTGTGGTTGAAAAATCGTCGTTGATATCTTCCATGGCGTAAAGCTGATCATAGGGTACATCAGCCTCGGCAAGAAGAACGTTCATGTGCCCGGGCATACGACCGGCAACTGAGTGAATGGCATATCGAACATCGACACCTTCTTCTCCAAGGTAATCACCGAGCTCACGGGTAACATGCTGAGCCTGAGCAGCGGCCATACCATAACCTGGAACAATGATCAGGGAATCTGCATTTTGAAGGGTAATGGCGACATCTTCAACCTCGAATCCTTTCATACTTCCAGTGGGACCTTCGCCACCGTCAGCTACAGAGTCATCAACGGCACCAAAGGCACCAAAAAGGACATTGGCGAGCGAGCGATTCATGGCATCACACATGATTTTGGTGAGGAAGAGGCCCGATGCTCCAACCAGGGAACCAACAATAATAAGGGCATTATTGTTAAGGGCAAAACCGGTCATGGAAACTGCAAGTCCGGAGTAAGAGTTCAGGAGTGATACAATAACCGGCATGTCCGCTCCGCCTATCGGGATAACGGCAAGAACGCCAAGACCCAAAGCCAGAAGAATAATAAAATAAAACGCCAAAGTGTTGGCCGGGTTCTGGAATACTAAATAGGCAAGGAAAATGGTTAGCAGTACAATCCCGGCATTGACAACCTGCTGGAATGGATAGGTAATGGGGCGTGTGGAAATTATCCCCTGCAGTTTGGTGTAGGCAATAATGGAACCGGTAAAGGTAAGGCCACCAATAATAACGGAGAGAAGCAGGGTTATCATGGTGAAGTTTGCAAATGCGCCGGTATGACCATTAAACTCAGCCATGGCAACAAGTGCTGATGCAGCACCACCGCACCCGTTAAACAGGGCAACCATTTCAGGCATTGAGGTCATCTCAACCTTCACAGCGGCATAGCCACCGATGGCTGCACCAATGGCAATGGCGATGATGATCATGGTGTAGCCGAACATGTCGGGGGAAGCGAGTGTGGCAGCAATTGCCACTAACATTCCAGCCATGGACAGCTTGTTTCCGAGTTTTGCCGTGGCTGGAGAGCTCAGATTCTTGATACCAAGCATGAACAGTACAGCCGATATCAGATATACAAAATCGATAATATTAACAATAGACATAGGTTAACTCTCTGGTTGTACTATTCTTTTTTCTTCCGCTTCTTTTTCTTGAACATCTGAAGCATTCTGTCCGTTACCATGTATCCACCAACCACATTCACCGTGGCAAATACAACTGCACAAAATCCAAGCATGGATTCTGCATCAATACTTTCGGGGCGACCCGTGGCAATCAAAGCACCAAGGATGGCAACACCTGAAATGGCATTTGATGCGGACATAAGTGGGGTGTGTAAGGTTTGCGGCACTTTTGAAATAAGCTCGGCCCCTGCAAAGCAGGCCAGTACAAAAATGGTCAAACCGATAATGATTGTTCCTGTATCCATTTTTTTCTCCTTATCCGGCCATGAGTGACTTGGTCAGTTGGTGGATGACCTCGCCATCTTTGGTGACCAGTGATCCACTGGTGATTTCATCTTCCATATTCATCTTAAAACCATTTTCATCACAGAGATGGAAAAGGAATTTTTCAACATTCTTGGAAAACATCTGAGAGGCGTGAAAGGACATGGTGGAAGGCAGGTTGGCATGACCGATAATCTGGACACCATGGACAACAATATTTTCACCAGGTGTGGTGAGCGCACAGTTGCCTCCCATTTCAGCCGCAAGATCGACAATGACAGACCCGGGTTTCATGGATTTAACCTGTTCTTCACTGATCAGAATAGGCGCTTTCTTGCCGGGAATGAGAGCGGTAGGAATGACCACATCTGATTTAGCAATGTGTTTGGAAATCAGTTCAGCCTGTTTCTTTTTATATTCATCTGACATCTCTTTGGCATAACCGCCACCGCCCGACCCGTCTTCTTTTATTGGAACTTCAACAAACTTGGCACCGACTGAATTGACCTGTTCCTTTACTTCGGGGCGGACATCAAATGCTTCAACAACTCCACCAAGACGTTTTGCGGTGGCACAGGCCATAAGCCCGGCTACTCCGGCACCGAGAACAAGAACTTTCGCTGGGGCAATCGTTCCAGCGGCAGTCATAAGCATGGGGAAAAACTTGTTGATATTATCTGCAGCAAGGAGCACTGCCTTGTAGCCGGAAATGGTACTCATCGAGGAAAGAACATCCATGGATTGCGCCAGAGTTGTTCGTGGGATGATATCAAGACCGAATGCCGTGATTTTTTTATCCTGAAATTTTTTGACGATGTCGTGGCGCAGGGTCGACTGGACAATGGAAATATAGAAGGAGCCATCTTTAAGGGCTTCGGCTTCTTCCATGGATGGCGGGCGAACTTTAATCACACAGTCACCCTGACTGATAAGTTCTGCGGCAGTCGCCACGATGGTGGCTCCTTTATCCGTGTAATCCTGATCACTATGACCGGACGCCAGGCCTGCACCTGCTTCAATCAAAACGTCAAAGCCATGTTGGCTAAGTCGCTTGATGGAATCCGGAATGATAGCAACCCTGTTTTCGCCCTCTTCTGTCTCTTTTAGAACAGCGAGTTTCATGGTGGGTCCTCTCTAAAAAAATATAATGAACTGAACTTTGTCGAATCTTTATATTCCACAGGTAATGCGGATAAGATTTGAACTGTGAAATGAATGAGCGCTCAATACTACGGTATCTTGGCCTAATGGTCAAGAAATTAGAGGGATTTATGTCAGGAAAAGGGGAGTCTGTTTTTCAGATTGACTGGAGTTTCTCCAGGAGTCGTTGATGAATATTGTCAAAGCCACCGTTGGAAAGAATTGCGACGACATCTTTGGCCTGGAGGATTTGCAACAGGCTGTCCAGAATAGCATCGGTATCAGGACAGGATTGGGCGTGAAGACCGCGTTTTTTTAGATCATCAGCAAGTTGTCTGGAAGAAAAAAGCTCATCGCTTGCCACGTTATCAAGGGGGACCGGTTCCCGAATAAAGACAAGATCGGCAGAATCAAAACAGCTGACATAGTCGCGCTGAAAAACAGCGCGTCGTGAAGAGTTGGTGCGTGGTTCAAAAACAGTAATCAGGCGTTGCCCTGGGTAAGCAGCTTTTAACGCTTTTAATGTCTCCTTGACGGCCGTAGGGTGGTGAGCAAAGTCATCAATTACGGTTATGTTATTTACTACTCCGCGTACCTCTTGGCGACGCTTGATACCTCCAAACTGTTTGAGTCCCTGATTGATGGCAGCAGGAGTGACACCTATGCGATGGAGAACTGCAGCAACAGCTAAACTGTTCAGGCAGTTATGGGTACCCGGTAACTGTACTGAGAAATCAGCCCAGTTTTTACCATGCAGGCGGGCGGTGAAATGAGTTATTCCACCCTCTGCCCGGACATTATGGAGCGACCAGTCCAGATTTGTGTTTTGGCCGTAACCTTGTACTTCGCAGGGGGCATCACGCACAACATCCATCACATTGGGATCATCAAGATGGGCGATGATAAGGCCGTCTTTGGGAAGCAGTGAAACAAACTTTTTAAAGGATCGTTTAATGGCTTCCAGATCAGTAAATATGTCGGCATGATCAAATTCCACCGAAGTTATAATTGCAATGTCTGGCCGATAGTGGAGGAATTTGGATTCCTTGTCAAAGAAGGCTGTGTCATATTCATCTCCTTCTGAGACAAAATGCTCTCCCTTACCGAGACGAAAATTGGCATCAAATTCCCGGACGATACCGCCAATCATAAAGGTGGGGTCAAGTCCTGCCCGATTGAGGCAGGATGCAAGAATGGAAGATGTTGTGGTTTTTCCGTGGGTGCCGGTGACCACAAGGGATGTTCGCGATTGAATAAAGAAATGGGCCAGTGCCTGAGGAAAAGAGAGGTATGGAATTTTAGCCTCGGCCAGTGCCTGTGCTTCAGGATTTATTCTGGTAATGACATTCCCCACGATAACAAGATCGGGGCGTGGTTCCAGATTTTGTTTACCGTACCCGTCATGGGCCGTAATACCAATTTCTTCAAGGAAAACAGACATGGGGGGGTAAACTGATTTGTCGGAGCCGCTGATCTCGTATCCGGAACTTTTCAGCATCCCGGCAAGGGCTGCCATGCCGGTACCACAGATCCCCATGATGTGGATGTGGCGGATGGTTTCAGGAGCGCGGTTCAGATCAGGGAGTAGTTCCATTACTCTTTTTCCACGGTTGCCTTAATCGTATCAAAGATTTTGGGAAAACCGATCTCAAAGGTCGCCGGGGTGAGTCTGCCCACCTCAATAAATTTAATGGCTATTTCCTTGGATATCTTCAGGAGCACTTCATCGGCAATTTTACTTTCTTTACTGTCCATGATTGTCTTTAACTAGTGGTTTCTATACGCAGAATAGCGTCGTAATAATAGTACAACAGTTCAGGTGCTGCATAAGCCGTCCCTGTTGTTGTGAAGAAGGCCAATTCCATTGAAACAACAGGGACGGGATTCCAACAGAAATAACCGATCAAGCCATCCCTGTGAAAACTACATAATTTATTTTGATTTAAAATTATGGAAGAGCAGCAATAGATTTTAAATCGATGCTTTTCGCATACTCCATAAGCTCCTCACGGGATACATTCTGTCCCTTAAGGGTAACAAGAAAACGGTTGTTGATAACGATGTTAATGTCACCGCCATTGTTTTTAAAATTAACAATCCCCTTATAGCCATTGATTAATTCAAATTGTCCGGCGGAAGCTGCAAAAATAGGATTGGAAAAAATCATAACCATGGATTGCATCAGTGGCGAATCAGTAACGATGGATATGTTTATAACAGAAGTCTCTTTTGTATAGGTTTTTTCGGCTGTGAGACCGCCACCAAAAAGAGAAGCTGTGGTAACCTGGGATTTGCCCTCATCTGCTGTCCAGCCTGTGAGAGGTTCAGGAAGCATCCTGCTTAATGCTTCACCTTTCTTCTGGCGAATCAACTGACTTGCATAATCGAGACTGCTTGCTGCATTACTGAAATCATTCTTTTTATACTCGTCCAGAGCTTTTTCAATGGTCTGGATAACGGGATCTTTTTCTTCACCCTGTACAAATGACGGGATAAGCATAACCAGACAGACAAGCATGGATAGGTGTTTTGCTGACATCACAGACTCCTGATAGAAGTAATTCAATAACTATTATTCTATTTAATATCCTTAATGCATTCTCACAAGAACTTATCAGGTGCAAGCTGAATTTTTTATGTAAAGGCGTGGTGGGGGAGGTGAAAGAAAGCATTTTCATGTGTCCAGGTGTGTCCGCCCAAGCTCAGCTTCTGCCCGGGAAGCTGTGGCGCGTACCAGAGGGGCAAGGGTCAATCCCTGCACCAGAACAGAAAACACAACAACCATATATGTTATGGTAACCAGCGCATTACGGATATCACCAGACGGCAGAGAAAGGGCAAGTGCCACAGAGATACCACCTCGAAGACCTCCCCAGGTGAGAATGGAAACAACCCCTGGCGAAAAACTTCTAAAACGCCGCATAATTCCAATGGGAAGGGCCACACTGATCATACGGGCACTTAACACCAAAGGGATTGCCAGTAATCCTGCCAATAGATATTTTTGATCGAGTGTGATTATTACCAACTCCAGACCTATAAGGACAAAGAGCACAGCGTTGAGAACTTCATCAATCAATTCCCAGAATGTATCCAGGTGTTCACGTGTTGATTGAGACATGGCAAGTTTACGGCCGTGGTTACCGATTAGCAGCCCTGCTACAACAATGGCTATGGGAGCGGATAGATGGAGAGATTCGGCAAGCACATAACCACCGGTGGTGATAGCCAGGGTAATGAGCACTTCAACGGAGTAGTTATCAACCTTTTTCAGCATCCAGAAAGAAATGCCCCCAAGAAGCAGACCATATAAAACTCCACCTACAACCTCTGTTGCAAAAATATGAAATATGGTCTCAACCGTTACAGGTTTTGTTCCCGTTGCCATCGCTGCTATCACCAAAAATACAACAACAGCGATACCATCGTTAAAGAGTGATTCACCAGCAATTTTTGTCTCAAGGCTCTTAGATGCTCCGGCGGTTTTCAAGATGCCCAGAACCGCGATGGGATCGGTGGGTGATATCAAAGAACCAAAGAGCAGACAATAAATCATCGGAATATTCAGATCCAACAAGGCCGAAATGTACCAGGCGCCAATACCAATCAAAAAAGTTGCCCCGATAACGCTTGCTGTTGCAAGGATTGCAATTACCAGACGTTGTTTTGCCAGATCCTCCAGATTGATATGTAATGCTCCGGCAAAAAGGAGAAAACTGAGCATTCCATGGAGCAGGGTCGCATTAAAATCAATGGAGGTGAGCATTCTTTCAACCTCCTGTCCAATGGTACCGTAACCAAACTTAGCCAGACCGATTAAAACAAGGGACATGACAAGGGCAATGGTCATTAAGCCAATGGCCGTCGGCATACGGAGAAAGCGGTAATTTACCCAACTGAATGCGGCAGCCAGGCTGATAAGAATGGCGATAATATGAAATAGCTGCATGCGATCTTCTTTTTTTTATAGGAATTGTGCCTGGGGACAGTGGTGGAAACCACCCTCTGCAAAGTTTATCCATCAGGGGAGAATGGTAATATCCGGATACACCCCTTGCATGTTGCCAAAGAGAAATGGTTGGATATTATTTAACGAAAGCTTACGGTTATTCTGTGCGTGTCCTTTAACATTGTTGTTATGCTCATGGAAAAAGGCACCGTTAACCTCAAGAATGTGTTGTATCCGGTCTTTAAAAGCCTGAACAAAGGTGGATCCGCTGCCTTCAAAAAACATGTTTCCCTGGTTGGTATGTGTTTCAATTTTTTTGAGATTCTCGAGTGAAATACTGTTTTCCTGAAGCTCCTGCTGATTGGTGACGAGTCCCCAAACCAGAGTGTCTTGAGGAATGGAGAGAGTCTCCTCGGAGTCTATAATGGTATGAGGCATGATCACACACCCCTTTCCTATTATGAGCCGATGTTCTGGTTTACCGAAGAGAAAACTGTTGAAGCCTACAAACACACCTTCATCGAGATCGGCTTCAATTATTTTTGCACCATGGGCTGTGACATTGCCCCCTTCCAGGCGAGAGTTAATGATAAAACAATGTTCCTGAGCATTTGCCCCCCTGCCCAAATAGGAATTTTCCAGGTAGGCACGTTGGGCAACAAGTACATTTTCTGAAATCGTTGTGCTTGGCAGAACGACGGCATAACGATCAAGTGAGGCGTTTTCCGGTACCTTGATTGTGTCTTCCAGGTTGGCAGCGTCAAAAATCGTATTGAATGCATCTTTGCGTGCCTCAATGAAATCAATCAGGAGCCCAGTTGGCCCTTTTTCAGGGGAACAGTGAATGTATTGCTTGAGTCTTTTTGTGGGATATTGATAGAGAAAATTAAATTGTCCCGGGCTGTTGACCCAAATTGTTCCAGGTTCGACGTTGAGGTGATTGATCTCGCCGGCCTGTATGTAGGAATAAGGGCCTATTACGCAATCGCGCATGGTTGTAAGATCAATTGTTGCAAAAGAACCAAGAAAACAGCCATCAGAGGGCGCTCCATGGATATTTGAGTAATCAAGCGCCAGTGTATCCTTGATGAAAAAACGTTCGGGAGTCTCGGGATCATGAGAGTAGTTGTGCACCAGTGTCTTTATAAGAGCACTGGTTTCTATGTCTATAAGCTCGTCTTTTGCAAGATCAATACTGAAGTGTTTGTATTGAAAGGTGTCCCCTTTTCGCTTGAGTTCGTCACCTCGTATATCTGATTTGTAGAGCAGCGAATCTGATATTCGACAATTACCAAGAAAATAACTGCCTGCAAGACCACTGTGAATAAACTTGAGGTTGAGTGGGATATCTGCTGTGATTCCATAAAAAGCATAGAATTCACTCATTTTTTCCAGATTGATATGGTCTTTAACAAAGGGGCTTACGTCAAAAGTAAGATCTCGAAGATTGATATTCACTCGCTGGATGATTCTGTTGAAAATCTTTTCAATTTCGTACATGGCGTATCCTTGAATAGGGGAAGAAGTCTGTCCTATTAACTTTTCCAT comes from Desulfocapsa sulfexigens DSM 10523 and encodes:
- a CDS encoding ATP-binding protein produces the protein MLTPQTAPNHSPTSETHHGGTWEQLFNAIQDPVIVVSPDGTIIEANNATLLAAKKERKEVVGKGICKIVHGGRWPHIKCPLEEFLKTCSPKVEETRLPGLFGEYSFTISPVKEPDGTIDKIMLIARELSGDESRRVDSIRTAKLAAIGELAAGVAHEINNPITGIINFAQILLDNYKLDATGESIIHKIIHEGDRIASITHNLLSFSRADGRDQGPVNPVEVIRESLTLVRHQLSKDGIRIVTDFPKKDFFIIADFRQLQQVILNLISNSRYALNARYPSPNPQKKIEITCEKKKKGQSCVYFITIKDYGTGLPQSLLERLFEPFFTTKPPGEGTGLGLSISYGIIKDHGGDLRVNSILDQFTEMIIELPAGI
- a CDS encoding DUF1638 domain-containing protein, translated to MQSSLCKQTEELSSFPKKDITERRDISLITCPIFRDELESVLAELNLSPHIDYMHYTIHNNPHTMEEQLQEGIDRAIKNGDRVRFLVGKHCKGKRNIADVVEDCGGKIPHARNCIDMLIGDDLAKELQKNRTSLMTPAWIRMINQSIQDGQWSVTDARLNLGWYNKIIILDTGMDSLSDEQIMEFYDLIQVEIDILPVKLTHFKKLLLKLLKE
- the tilS gene encoding tRNA lysidine(34) synthetase TilS, with protein sequence MNALQRRIEKLVISSSLFHPKSSVVLGVSGGADSISLLHILSNLFPATRRIAVYIDHGLRPLETEAEKKLVREQAMACSAHFESLTIDVTGEQQAKGCSLEEAARELRYQALETLRVSHGASVIAVGHTADDQAEEVLLRLIRGCGSRGLSGMDLHHGHIVRPLLQETKDTLLSYLKEQNIPFCLDSSNLDRRFLRNRIRLELLPKLENDYNQAVRQTLLQTATILNDEDKLLEEITTIAYQSVVVKEQDMLSLSLTGFLQQPIAIQRRILDRICWTLGSKPSYKKIKSLLALAESETRKEIHLSNGLRAVREAEIICFHRPSLRSSYRGTGIIRKSFSPIIVNGPGVFPIEELGHTLHIQCLPFSPALPATPDTLFLDADLIQFPLSVRHIKEGECFQPLGAPGRKKLSRFLSDHKIPIMERDKYPLILSKDTILALVGLRIDHNFRIRKQTKQVLALQWLTS
- a CDS encoding response regulator; this encodes MKILIAEDTPVNQVLLADFLEPYGECHVARDGFEAVEIFEQSLSTTEQSFDLLCLDIMMPKMDGQAVLQTVRKLEEEQGIAEEERVKVLMITALDDSKNIMEALVKGKCAGYLTKPVSRATLQEQLALLGLG
- a CDS encoding Hpt domain-containing protein, whose product is MTDLSLSDRVEIHVRDFYQLPVEKVAVMLPTFLAVLKNHLNDLETALDGGDLIGIGRVGHTLKGALLNLGLAEIAEIAASIEREGKLGGENFDFTEAVSRLKVELQEIL
- a CDS encoding NAD(P)(+) transhydrogenase (Re/Si-specific) subunit beta, encoding MSIVNIIDFVYLISAVLFMLGIKNLSSPATAKLGNKLSMAGMLVAIAATLASPDMFGYTMIIIAIAIGAAIGGYAAVKVEMTSMPEMVALFNGCGGAASALVAMAEFNGHTGAFANFTMITLLLSVIIGGLTFTGSIIAYTKLQGIISTRPITYPFQQVVNAGIVLLTIFLAYLVFQNPANTLAFYFIILLALGLGVLAVIPIGGADMPVIVSLLNSYSGLAVSMTGFALNNNALIIVGSLVGASGLFLTKIMCDAMNRSLANVLFGAFGAVDDSVADGGEGPTGSMKGFEVEDVAITLQNADSLIIVPGYGMAAAQAQHVTRELGDYLGEEGVDVRYAIHSVAGRMPGHMNVLLAEADVPYDQLYAMEDINDDFSTTDVVLVIGANDVVNPAAKTNPGSPIYGMPILEVDKAQTVVVLKRSMNVGFAGIENELFFKDNTMMLFGDAKSSIQKLLSAVKE
- a CDS encoding NAD(P) transhydrogenase subunit alpha, whose translation is MDTGTIIIGLTIFVLACFAGAELISKVPQTLHTPLMSASNAISGVAILGALIATGRPESIDAESMLGFCAVVFATVNVVGGYMVTDRMLQMFKKKKRKKKE
- a CDS encoding Re/Si-specific NAD(P)(+) transhydrogenase subunit alpha; protein product: MKLAVLKETEEGENRVAIIPDSIKRLSQHGFDVLIEAGAGLASGHSDQDYTDKGATIVATAAELISQGDCVIKVRPPSMEEAEALKDGSFYISIVQSTLRHDIVKKFQDKKITAFGLDIIPRTTLAQSMDVLSSMSTISGYKAVLLAADNINKFFPMLMTAAGTIAPAKVLVLGAGVAGLMACATAKRLGGVVEAFDVRPEVKEQVNSVGAKFVEVPIKEDGSGGGGYAKEMSDEYKKKQAELISKHIAKSDVVIPTALIPGKKAPILISEEQVKSMKPGSVIVDLAAEMGGNCALTTPGENIVVHGVQIIGHANLPSTMSFHASQMFSKNVEKFLFHLCDENGFKMNMEDEITSGSLVTKDGEVIHQLTKSLMAG
- the mpl gene encoding UDP-N-acetylmuramate:L-alanyl-gamma-D-glutamyl-meso-diaminopimelate ligase, with the protein product MELLPDLNRAPETIRHIHIMGICGTGMAALAGMLKSSGYEISGSDKSVYPPMSVFLEEIGITAHDGYGKQNLEPRPDLVIVGNVITRINPEAQALAEAKIPYLSFPQALAHFFIQSRTSLVVTGTHGKTTTSSILASCLNRAGLDPTFMIGGIVREFDANFRLGKGEHFVSEGDEYDTAFFDKESKFLHYRPDIAIITSVEFDHADIFTDLEAIKRSFKKFVSLLPKDGLIIAHLDDPNVMDVVRDAPCEVQGYGQNTNLDWSLHNVRAEGGITHFTARLHGKNWADFSVQLPGTHNCLNSLAVAAVLHRIGVTPAAINQGLKQFGGIKRRQEVRGVVNNITVIDDFAHHPTAVKETLKALKAAYPGQRLITVFEPRTNSSRRAVFQRDYVSCFDSADLVFIREPVPLDNVASDELFSSRQLADDLKKRGLHAQSCPDTDAILDSLLQILQAKDVVAILSNGGFDNIHQRLLEKLQSI